Genomic segment of Umezawaea sp. Da 62-37:
ACGGGTCGAACAGCGCGCCGTCGTCGGGCTCGTCCGGGGCGCCGGAGTGCAGCCGGTGCATGCACAGGTAGTTGCGCCTGCCCTTGAGGATCGCGAAGTTCGGCTCGCGCCCCAGTTCCCCCTTCAGCGCCTTCGCCAGCCGCGGCAGGTCCCGGTCCACCAGTTGCCGCTGCAACGCGATCGTGGCCGTCGAGACGACGACCGTCGCCTCCTCCGCGACCGCGTGCCTCAGCGCGGGAACGAGGTACGCCAACGACTTCCCGGTCCCGGTGCCCGCCTGCACGGCCAGGTGCTCACCGGTGCGGATCGAGTGGTCGACCGCCTCGGCCATGTCGACCTGCCCCTGGCGCTCGGCTCCGCCCACCGACTCCACGGCGGTGGCGAGCAGCGTGCGGGTGTCGGGGATCGCGGTGGTGGCGGGCACACCGGAGAAGGTACCCGGAGGCACCGTCGGTTTCGCGCACGCACCGGTCGCGGGCCTAGCGGAACTTGCGCACCAGCGCCCAGCCCGCGGGCAGCAGCCCGGCGGCCAGGGCGACCTTCAGCGCGTCGCCCAGCAGGAACGGCACGACGCCGATCGCCAGCGCGTCGACGAAGCCCACGTTCGCGGCGGCCATCAGCCACGGCACGCCGAAGGCGTAGATGACGAGGCTGCCGAGCACCATCGTGCCCACCGTGCGCACCGGCGTGCGGTCACCGCCGCGACCCGCCAGCGTGCCGACCAGCGCCCCGGCGAACACGAACCCGACCACGTAGCCGAGCGACGCCGTCGCACCGGCCGCGCCGCCCTGGAACCACGGCACGCCGGACACCCCGGCGATCAGGTACAGGAGCATCGACGTGGCCCCGCGCTGCCAGCCGAGGGACGCGCCCACCAGCAGCGCGGCGAACGTCTGCCCTGTGATCGGCACGGGGCTGCCGGGAACCGGGAACGCGACCTGGGCGGCGAGCCCGGTGATCACGGCCCCGCCGATGACCATCGCGACGTCGCGCGCGATCGAACCGGGGACGAAGTCGGCCAGGACCGCCCTGCGGGGAATGGCGAGAACGGACACGGAGACCTCCCGGTGGATCGTGGCAATCCAAGCAGGTTAACCGGGTTTTCCCGCGCTGATGCCCTGTCCACATCGACAAGTCGCGAACCTCACGCCCGGCGCGCCACCGTGATCAGCCCCGGACCGGACTCCGACACCGGCCCGCGGGCCCAGTCCCCGTAGCGCTCGGTGACCGCCGGCCCCGCCTCGTGGAGGAACCCGTCCGGCCGTTCGGCGGACCGGAACCGCGGACCGCCCCGGCTGACCTGCGGTTCCGGCCACGGCGGCCCGCTGGAGGTCTCGCGCAGCCGCACCACGTCGCCGACCGGTTCGGCGTCGTGCCCGATCCGCACGGTCACGCCGTCCCCGCCCGCCTCGGTGCCGTTTCCGGCGTCCCACCGCTCCCACGCCCGCGCGGCCGGGTTCGGGTTCTCGAACGCGAACCGGTCGGAGGTGTCGGCCATCGGGCCGGGTTATTCGGTTGCGCCCGTTGTTACCTTGGAATTTCGGCCCCTTGAGCATCGAGGAGATGACGTGCCCCGGAAGACCTGTGTTGCGCCGGTTCCGCTCGCGAAGACCGAACACAGGGGACAAGCACGCCATGAAGACCGTGAACATCGGGATCCTCGCCCATGTTGACGCCGGGAAGACCAGCCTGACCGAACGGCTGCTGCACGCCACGGGGGTCATCGACCACGTGGGCAGCGTCGACCGCGGCGACACCCAGACCGACACGGGTGAGGTGGAGCGCCGTCGCGGCATCACCATCCGCTCGGCCGTCGTCGCGTTCACCGTCGGCGACGTCAAGGTCAACCTCATCGACACCCCCGGCCACCCCGACTTCATCTCCGAGGTCGAACGGGCCCTCGCCGTGCTCGACGGCGTCATCCTGGTCATCTCCGCCGTGGAGGGCGTCCAGGCCCACACCAGGCTGCTCATGCGCACCCTGGTGAAGCTCGGCCTGCCCGTGCTGCTGTTCGTGAACAAGATCGACCGCGGCGGCGCCCGCTACGCCGACCTGCTCACCTCCATCCGCACCGCCCTCACCCCGGCGCTCGTGCCGATGTGCACCGTCACCGACCTCGGCACCCGCCGCGCCCGCCCGGTTCCCCGTGGCTTCGCCGCCGACCTCGCCGAGCACGACGACACGTTCCTCGCGCGCTACCTCGACACCACGCTCACCTACGACGACTGCCGCGCCGAGCTGGCCAGGCAGTCCCGCACCGCCCACCTGCACCCCGTCTTCTTCGGCTCGGCCGTCACGGGCGCGGGCATCCCCGGCCTCGTCGACGCCATCACCCGCTACTTCCCGGTCAACCACCCCGCGCCCGACCTGCGCGCCACGGTGTTCAAGATCGACCGCGACGGCACCGCCTACGTGCGCCTGCACTCCGGCTCACTGGCCGCGCGCGCCAAGGTCGACCACTACCGTGGCGACGTGGTCTCCACCGGCCGCCTGACCAGCGTTTCAGTCTTCTCGCACGGTTCCCGCACGGTCGACGGCGTCGCGGGCACCGGCGAGATCGCCAAGATCCGCGGCCTGCGCGACCTCCGCATCGGCGACCAGCTGGGCACCCCGTACGCCTTCACCGACCACCGGTTCTTCGCCCCGCCGACGTTGGAGACCGTCGTCCACTCCCCGGCTCCGGGCCTGTACGACGCACTGGTCCAACTGTCCGCGCAGGACCCGTTCATCAACGTCCGCAAGGGCTCCGACATCGTCGTTTCGCTCTACGGCGAGGTCCAGAAGGAAGTCATCGCCGACACCCTCCTGCACGACTACGCCATCCCCGCCACGTTCTCCCCGACCAGCGTCATCTGCGTCGAACACCCGACGGGAACCGGCTCGGCCCTGCGCGAGATGGGCGCGGACAACCCCTTCGTCGCCACCATCGGCCTCCGCGTGGACCCCTGGCCAACCCGCGCCTACGCCCTGGAAGTCGAACTGGGCTCCCTGCCGCTCGCCTTCCACAAGGCCATCGAGGACACGGTGTTCCTGACCCTCGCCCAGGGCCAGCACGGCTGGGCCGTCCACAACATCCGCGTCACCCTCACCCACTGCGCCTACTCCAGCCCCGTCACCGTCGCCGCCGACTTCCGCGGGCTGACGCCGTTGGTGCTCATGGACGCTCTGCGCCTCGCGGGCACCACGGTGCTGGAACCGGTCGCGCACTTCGACCTGGAGGTGCCCGTCGACACCACCAGCGCGGTGTTGGCCTCGCTGACCGCCCACGGCGCTGTTCCGGAGTCGGTGAACGGGCCGTTGATCGAGGGCACGATCCCGTTGCGCAGGGTGCAGGCGTTCACCCACCTGCTGCCGGGGCTGAGCCGTGGTGAGGGGGTGCTGGTCAGCCGGTTCGACAGCTACCAGCCGCTAGGCGGTGCTAGGCCTCCCAGCCCTGCTCCTGCGCGACGTTGAGGAGCCGCTTGGCCGGCCGTCATCCCCGCCGCGTCCGATGTGATGCCGGTGGCAGTCGACCACCGGGTCGCAGGGGAAGTGCGTCCTCAGAGCTGAATTGGCATCGAACTCCACTCCGGGGACTCGGCGGGATGCCCATCGGCCAGTTCATGAGCGCCCATGAGCTTGACGGCGTCGCGGTAGCCGAACGTGGTCGTACCACCCCGGTTGAAGATCAGCTGTGGACCGTTTCCCGTCAGCCATCGGGGAAAGCCCGAAAGAGGTACCGACTGGCCATCGGCTGCTCCTATCACGAACGAAACCCCCGGATCGGGTGGCTCAATGCGAAAAATTCGAGCTAACGGGTCCACTTTGGGTGTCACCCGCTGGGCGATCCGGGTGTAGGCCATCACTCCTTACGGTCAGCAACCCTTAATACGACGGTGTGTCCGCCGATGGGTAATTGCGCCACCGAGTTGTGGCGAGCGCTGCCCCGGTCGTGACCCGAACTCGGATCACCCCTGTCCGGGGACGTGGATGGAAAAGGAGGTGCGCCGCGTGCCCGTCCCGATCGGTCGTCGACTCCGACCGGATGAGGAGCACGCGTCGCACGAGGTCCCCGGCAGCGGGGTCGCCATCGGCACGGGTGCCGGGTCGCTCGCCGCGACCGGCGCGAACGCGACGTGGTGGATCGCCGCCGCACTGGTGCTGCTGGTGGCGGGCGGCCTCCTCCTGCGCACGACCCGCAGGCGCGAGGCCGCGCACGAATCCCGGTAGCCCGCTGGCTTCCCGGCCGGATCGCCCCGTCCGGCAGGGAAGCCAGCACCCCTGGAAGGAGAACGGTGACCAAGGAAATCCTGCTGCTGGCCGGAACGAGGCCCGAGGCGGTGAAGATCGCGCCGGTCGCGCTCGCGCTGGCGGACCACGCGGTGCTGCGGCCGCTGATCGTCCACAGTGGACAGCACGCCGACATGGTCGGTCAGGCGCTGGAGGCGTTCGGCCTCGCGCCGGACGTGGCGCTGGAGGTGCCGAGGGCGGGTGGCGGTCAGGCCGAGCTGATCGCGGGCCTGCTGCCCCGGTTCGACCGCGTGCTCGCCGAACACGCGCCTGCCGCCGTCGTGGTGCAGGGCGACACGGCGACCGCGCTGGCGGGCGCGCTGGCCGCGTTCTGGCGCGGGATCCCGGTGGCGCACCTGGAAGCGGGCCTGCGCACCCGTGACCTCGCCGGGCCGTTCCCCGAGGAGGGGACCCGGCAGATGATCTCCCGGATCGCGTCCCTGCACCTCGCGCCGACCGACGAGGCGGCCGGCGCGCTCAGCGCGGAACGCCCGCCGGGCAGCGACATCGTGGTCACCGGCAACACCGTCGTCGACGCCGTGCTCCGCGTCGCCGCGGCCGGGCTGCCCGCCAAGGACCCCGACCTGGCCGCGCTGGAGGAGGGGCTCGACGCGACCGGCGGCAGGCTCGTGCTGGTCACGGTGCACCGCCGGGAGTCCTGGGGCGCGCCGCTGCACCGGGTGCTGGGCGCCGTGAGGTCCATCGCCGACCGCCACCCCGACGTGCGGATCCTGCTGCCCGCGCACCCGAACCCGATGGTCCGCGCGCAGGTCCAGGAGGTGCTCGGGGGCCACCGCGGCGTCGTGATCACCGAGCCGCTGGCCTACTCCGACCTGGTGCGCGCGCTGGCCCGCGCCGCGCTGGTGCTCACCGACTCCGGCGGCATCCAGGAGGAGGCGCCGTCGTTCGGCGTGCCGGTGCTGGTGCTGCGCGACTCGACCGAGCGGATGGCCGCCGTGGAGGCGGGCGGCGCGTGGCTCGTCGGCACCGACCCGACCCGGATCCTCGCCGAGGCGGGCTGGGTCCTCGGCTCCCGCCTGCGCCTCCCGCTGGGCCGCAACCCCTTCGGCGACGGGCTCGCCGCGGGCCGGGTGCGGGCCGCCCTGGAGCGGATGCTCGGGCTGGTGCCCGTCACCAGGCCGATCCGCTGGCGCGACCAGCTGGTCGTCAGCGGGTGAGTACACCGTCAACTTCCGGCCCTTGTGCCCGCAAAGGTGGGTGGTCATCCGGGTAATCCGAGAACGCGTTCCGTGACGAGCAGCTCGCTGTGCTCTCGGTCGGGTACTGCATGTACCCCAACGAGTGACATGGGGTGCCGAGCTGTCACCGGCGGGCCCATCCCGATGGAGGGTGGAGCCGCCGGTGTTCGGCGTTGCGGACCCGGCGGGAGATTTCTTGGAAGGGGAGCACCAGATGAACAGCACCACGGCGCACCGCGCGGGATTGGTGGCGGTCGGACTCGTCACCGGGCTCGTCGTGTCCGCGGCACCCGCGTTGGCCGCGGGTCCGGCCGGGATCGCCTCGGTGGGTTTCGTCGACTTCACGAAGGACGGGAAGCGGGTCTCGCTGCCGACCCAGGCGCCCTGCGCGGTCGACGGCGCCACGTCGAACTCCGCGGCCGCCGCGGACGAGCAGCCGGGGCTCAGGTTCGGCGGCGGCACCTCGTCGTGCACGACCAGGGCCGTCGACGGCGACCGCACCGAGACGACGTCGGAGGCCACCGGCCAGGGGTTCGAGCTCTCGGCGCTGATGTCCGAGGGCGGGCCGCGGCTCAAGATCGGCTCGTGGCACGCCGTCTGCGTCGGCAAGGAGTCGGGCACCGACGCGGGCTGGAAGCTCGACGCCATCTCCGGCTTCAGCGGCCTGCCGAGCGAGATCCCCGGCAACTACGTGCACCAGGTCAAGAACTCGAAGGACGTCGTGCTGGCGAACGTGACCTTCAGCGAGGTCGTGCTGCCCGAGCCGAACGACGGCGGCATCGGCATCAACGCCGTGCACTTCCGCTTCACGCCGGAGTCGGGCGTGACCGGGGAGATCGTGCTCGGCGCCGCCGCCTGCTCACCGACGCCCTAACCCGGCCGACGCCCCGGCCCAGCCGACACGGGCCCAGCCGACACCGGTTCAGCCGACGCGGGGGTCGCCGCGCAGCACGACCCCCGCCTCGCGCAACCGCCCCAGCGCGCTGTCCACGGTGTTCGCGGCCACGCCCGCGGTGAGGTCCAGCAGCACGGTCGTGGCGAACCCGGCCCGCGCCGCGTCGATCGCGGTGGCGCGCACGCAGTGGTCGGTGGCGATGCCGACCACGTCGACCTGGTCCACGTCGTGCACCCGCAGCCAGTCGGTGAGCTGCTCACCGGTGCCGCTGGTGCCCTCGAAGCCCGAGTACGCGGCCGCGTAGGCGCCCTTGGAGAACACCGCCTGCACCGCCGTGACGTCCAGTTCGGGGTGGAACGACGCCCCGGCCGTCCCGGCGACGCAGTGCACCGGCCAGGAGTCCACGTAGTCGGGCGTCTCGCTGAAGTGCCCGCCGGGATCCACGTGGTAGTCCCTGGTGGCCACGACGTGGTCGTAACCACCCGCGGCGATGTGCTCGGACACCGCCGCCGCGACGGCCGCACCGCCGGCCACCGCCAGCGATCCGCCCTCGCAGAAGTCGTTCTGCACGTCCACGACGATCAGCGCCTTGGTCACAAGCACTCCTTCACAGGAACGTGGTCGGGATCGCGGGTTCGCCGCGGGACAGCTTCAGGCCCTCCCACGGCACGCTGACGAGCGCCGCACGCAGCC
This window contains:
- a CDS encoding biotin transporter BioY, whose product is MVIGGAVITGLAAQVAFPVPGSPVPITGQTFAALLVGASLGWQRGATSMLLYLIAGVSGVPWFQGGAAGATASLGYVVGFVFAGALVGTLAGRGGDRTPVRTVGTMVLGSLVIYAFGVPWLMAAANVGFVDALAIGVVPFLLGDALKVALAAGLLPAGWALVRKFR
- a CDS encoding GTP-binding protein, with the protein product MKTVNIGILAHVDAGKTSLTERLLHATGVIDHVGSVDRGDTQTDTGEVERRRGITIRSAVVAFTVGDVKVNLIDTPGHPDFISEVERALAVLDGVILVISAVEGVQAHTRLLMRTLVKLGLPVLLFVNKIDRGGARYADLLTSIRTALTPALVPMCTVTDLGTRRARPVPRGFAADLAEHDDTFLARYLDTTLTYDDCRAELARQSRTAHLHPVFFGSAVTGAGIPGLVDAITRYFPVNHPAPDLRATVFKIDRDGTAYVRLHSGSLAARAKVDHYRGDVVSTGRLTSVSVFSHGSRTVDGVAGTGEIAKIRGLRDLRIGDQLGTPYAFTDHRFFAPPTLETVVHSPAPGLYDALVQLSAQDPFINVRKGSDIVVSLYGEVQKEVIADTLLHDYAIPATFSPTSVICVEHPTGTGSALREMGADNPFVATIGLRVDPWPTRAYALEVELGSLPLAFHKAIEDTVFLTLAQGQHGWAVHNIRVTLTHCAYSSPVTVAADFRGLTPLVLMDALRLAGTTVLEPVAHFDLEVPVDTTSAVLASLTAHGAVPESVNGPLIEGTIPLRRVQAFTHLLPGLSRGEGVLVSRFDSYQPLGGARPPSPAPARR
- a CDS encoding LPXTG cell wall anchor domain-containing protein, which encodes MPVPIGRRLRPDEEHASHEVPGSGVAIGTGAGSLAATGANATWWIAAALVLLVAGGLLLRTTRRREAAHESR
- the wecB gene encoding non-hydrolyzing UDP-N-acetylglucosamine 2-epimerase, whose translation is MTKEILLLAGTRPEAVKIAPVALALADHAVLRPLIVHSGQHADMVGQALEAFGLAPDVALEVPRAGGGQAELIAGLLPRFDRVLAEHAPAAVVVQGDTATALAGALAAFWRGIPVAHLEAGLRTRDLAGPFPEEGTRQMISRIASLHLAPTDEAAGALSAERPPGSDIVVTGNTVVDAVLRVAAAGLPAKDPDLAALEEGLDATGGRLVLVTVHRRESWGAPLHRVLGAVRSIADRHPDVRILLPAHPNPMVRAQVQEVLGGHRGVVITEPLAYSDLVRALARAALVLTDSGGIQEEAPSFGVPVLVLRDSTERMAAVEAGGAWLVGTDPTRILAEAGWVLGSRLRLPLGRNPFGDGLAAGRVRAALERMLGLVPVTRPIRWRDQLVVSG
- a CDS encoding isochorismatase family protein, with protein sequence MTKALIVVDVQNDFCEGGSLAVAGGAAVAAAVSEHIAAGGYDHVVATRDYHVDPGGHFSETPDYVDSWPVHCVAGTAGASFHPELDVTAVQAVFSKGAYAAAYSGFEGTSGTGEQLTDWLRVHDVDQVDVVGIATDHCVRATAIDAARAGFATTVLLDLTAGVAANTVDSALGRLREAGVVLRGDPRVG